In Sphaeramia orbicularis chromosome 10, fSphaOr1.1, whole genome shotgun sequence, the following proteins share a genomic window:
- the cenpi gene encoding centromere protein I, translating into MAAKLSLSGPSDSDTSSPSDQSVSGRSVNRSLRIAEKERRKNEAEDPFVLALKYFSDVEPGTPVNGNDQLERNLVCVEKVAYSKGLHPEAISIMLEFAMSLRMGSSPCVRVLKCLIPSSVVPQEAVVRAVVWLGIGKIPISTQVLFIKWVLTVFDMIDAKDQLRAIYGFIFSFVTEENLCPFICHLLYLLTRKESVRVFRVRKLLELQSKVGRQPFLMHLLSLYKVFCPELVTLSIPSPMKNAFRNHNSPWKSALLAVQKRNGSQVSSSSLSLTAKDKTNSRKRKHCHLEVPALNSAVNKQAQTDSCSSRKVVPLVQIHSFAQLLENMHRIELPAQMGSLLGSSLTLQFLDCVQDESALLRLNSWLGYALHEEFLFCNDAGSFQNSEEALQFLEKLLSTLHFRQEGFSSIEVFLYKFLNAWDGSLLRPQILGLMSNIPVVTSSQIGQFLFEPLMQLFFTSSLFFKCGLMECLNNMLLKWLTWHSVYALEDDLDISLNSHTSINITLSGFKDSVMELVHFVGRLATVGLQLEGCHSLLLSFILDFYETVCDMFLKYGLPLVVMPPPGVFYPALFAADPVSVDRLAYIMYRYKVNLTSAKRQEKLKEQAFHISRQTFHEFNHYVVVMVNCLWNSKMFHQGMGVQLGEEVLLKSNVPQYSNSFDLIHHPAFLSYAVDFHQKCWPGRKDMDLNSIKHSKPWRWYLEYLFTQGYDGLKQFVQSNISWQPIAGDGGSDDLATQQR; encoded by the exons ATGGCAGCAAAACTAAGCCTGTCGGGACCGTCGGATTCAGACACGTCGTCTCCAAGCGATCAGTCTGTGTCCGGCCGGAGCGTTAACAGAAGTCTGAGAATTGCAGAAAAAGAGAGACGGAAAAACGAGGCGGAGGACCCATTTGTTCTCGCCCTGAAGTATTTCTCTGACG TTGAACCAGGCACTCCTGTAAATGGGAATGATCAGTTGGAAAGGAACCTGGTATGTGTGGAGAAGGTAGCCTACAGTAAAGGACTTCACCCAGAGGCCATTTCAATCATGCTGGAGTTTGCTATGAGCCTCCGTATGG GATCTTCTCCATGTGTCCGGGTGCTGAAGTGCCTCATTCCCTCCAGCGTGGTGCCACAGGAGGCCGTTGTTCGAGCAGTGGTTTGGCTGGGTATTGGTAAAATACCTATCAGCACACAA GTTCTCTTCATAAAATGGGTGTTGACTGTTTTTGACATGATTGATGCAAAGGACCAACTTCGTGCTATCTATGGGTTCATCTTCAGCTTTGTCACAGAAGAAAATCTG TGTCCTTTCATCTGCCATCTGTTGTACCTTTTGACCAGAAAAGAAAGTG TGCGAGTCTTCAGAGTTAGGAAGCTACTTGAGCTACAGTCTAAAGTG GGGAGGCAACCATTTCTAATGCACCTACTCTCACTTTACAAAGTGTTTTGTCCTGAACTGGTGACGCTTTCCATTCCATCCCCAATGAAG AATGCGTTTCGGAACCACAATTCTCCCTGGAAATCAGCATTGTTAGCTGTTCAGAAAAGGAATGGTTCCCAAGTTTCCTCCAGCAGTCTATCCCTTACAGCTAAAGATAAGACCAACTCTCGGAAAAGG AAACACTGCCACCTGGAAGTGCCCGCATTGAACTCAGCAGTCAATAAACAGGCTCAGACTGACTCATGCTCCAGCAGAAAGGTGGTCCCCCTGGTGCAGATTCACTCATTTGCTCAGCTACTGGAAAATATGCACCGTATAGAG CTGCCAGCTCAGATGGGCTCACTACTGGGCTCCAGTCTGACACTACAGTTCCTGGACTGTGTGCAAGACGAGTCGGCCCTCCTACGCCTCAACTCCTGGCTGGGATATGCTCTTCATGAAG AATTTTTGTTCTGCAATGATGCCGGATCCTTCCAGAATTCAGAAGAAGCTCTGCAGTTTTTGGAGAAGTTGCTGTCCACGCTGCACTTTCGCCAG GAGGGCTTTTCCAGTATAGAGGTTTTTCTCTATAAATTTCTTAATGCATGGGACGGATCCCTCCTGAGGCCACAGATCCTCGGTCTGATGAGCAACATTCCTGTCGTCACTAGTTCTC AAATTGGGCAGTTTCTGTTCGAGCCCCTAATGCAGCTCTTTTTCACTTCGTCATTGTTTTTCAAG TGTGGACTGATGGAGTGTCTAAACAACATGCTGTTGAAATGGCTGACCTGGCACTCTGTGTATGCTCTGGAGGACGATTTGGACATCAGCCTCAACAGTCACACCTCCAT AAACATTACCTTGTCAGGGTTCAAAGATTCTGTGATGGAGCTGGTTCACTTTGTGGGTCGCCTGGCCACTGTTGGCCTCCAGCTTGAGGGCTGCCACTCGCTCCTCCTCAGCTTCATACTGGACTTCTATGAGACG GTATGCGACATGTTTCTGAAATACGGACTCCCTCTTGTGGTGATGCCACCACCTGGAGTTTTTTACCCAGCGTTATTTGCCGCTGACcctgtcagtgtggacagactggCCTACATCATGTACAG GTACAAGGTGAACTTGACATCGGCTAAGAGGCAAGAAAAACTGAAAGAG CAGGCCTTTCACATCAGCCGGCAGACGTTCCACGAGTTTAATCACTACGTGGTTGTCATGGTTAACTGCCTGTGGAACTCCAAAATGTTTCACCAAGGCATGGGCGTTCAGCTGGGAGAAGAGGTGCTTCTCAAGAGCAACGTACCGCAGTACTCGAACAGCTTCGACCTTATCCACCATCCTGCCTTCTTGAGCTACGCTGTCGACTTTCACCAGAAG